A part of Gadus morhua chromosome 17, gadMor3.0, whole genome shotgun sequence genomic DNA contains:
- the ccdc166 gene encoding uncharacterized protein ccdc166 isoform X2 has protein sequence MAPKKKKSGKKSAPKKVGEGKNAEQDRAREALLHIEYEKLRDMWNNLKNRKEWLICENQSLQREVDQTRLESQEYIAYQSKRHQRLQSLMGSSTDQPGHMDLKRQGEELQGRTNELMKQLTEKETELVHLDAELRALSQYKGAEQQCVSRLGELRAERPGLQRHHRDVLRGLQAHLLSERERSEGRARQAFHTAVLTASREVLLSQQSHNKQVLEENERLIAELQQLIEKARLLRDRQGHLRTTRDPLLLEREYTSALMRRRDP, from the exons ATGGCCCCTAAGAAAAAGAAATCTGGAAAAAAGTCGGCCCCTAAAAAGGTTGGAGAGGGAAAGAACGCTGAACAAGACCGTGCCAGAGAAGCTCTGCTGCATATCGA GTATGAAAAACTGAGGGATATGTGGAACAACTTGAAGAACCGAAAAGAATGGCT GATTTGTGAAAATCAGTCTTTACAAAGAGAAGTGGATCAGACTCGTCTGGAGAGC CAAGAGTACATTGCCTACCAATCCAAGAGACACCAGAGGCTTCAGAGTTTGATGGGCAGCTCCACTGACCAACCGGGTCACATGGACCTGAAGCgacagggggaggagctccAGGGACGGACCAATG AGCTGATGAAGCAGTTAacggagaaggagacagagctgGTTCATCTCGACGCAGAGCTCCGTGCTCTCAGTCAGTACAAG ggggcggagcAGCAGTGTGTGTCCCGCCTGGGGGAGCTGAGGGCGGAGCGACCGGGGCTGCAGCGCCACCACCGGGACGTCCTGCGCGGGCTGCAGGCCCACCTGCTGTCGGAGAGGGAGCGATCCGAGGGGCGGGCCAGGCAGGCCTTCCACACCGCCGTGCTCACAGCCAGCAGG gaggtGCTGCTCTCCCAGCAGTCTCATAATAAACAGGTTCTGGAGGAGAACGAGAGGCTGATTGCGGAGCTGCAACAGCTCATCGAGAAGGCCCGCctcctgagagacagacag GGTCACCTCCGGACCACCAGAGACCCCCTCCTCCTTGAGAGAGAGTACACCAGCGCGCTGATGAGGCGACGCGACCCTTGA
- the ccdc166 gene encoding uncharacterized protein ccdc166 isoform X1 yields the protein MNMYQMAPKKKKSGKKSAPKKVGEGKNAEQDRAREALLHIEYEKLRDMWNNLKNRKEWLICENQSLQREVDQTRLESQEYIAYQSKRHQRLQSLMGSSTDQPGHMDLKRQGEELQGRTNELMKQLTEKETELVHLDAELRALSQYKGAEQQCVSRLGELRAERPGLQRHHRDVLRGLQAHLLSERERSEGRARQAFHTAVLTASREVLLSQQSHNKQVLEENERLIAELQQLIEKARLLRDRQGHLRTTRDPLLLEREYTSALMRRRDP from the exons atgaatatgtaCCAGATGGCCCCTAAGAAAAAGAAATCTGGAAAAAAGTCGGCCCCTAAAAAGGTTGGAGAGGGAAAGAACGCTGAACAAGACCGTGCCAGAGAAGCTCTGCTGCATATCGA GTATGAAAAACTGAGGGATATGTGGAACAACTTGAAGAACCGAAAAGAATGGCT GATTTGTGAAAATCAGTCTTTACAAAGAGAAGTGGATCAGACTCGTCTGGAGAGC CAAGAGTACATTGCCTACCAATCCAAGAGACACCAGAGGCTTCAGAGTTTGATGGGCAGCTCCACTGACCAACCGGGTCACATGGACCTGAAGCgacagggggaggagctccAGGGACGGACCAATG AGCTGATGAAGCAGTTAacggagaaggagacagagctgGTTCATCTCGACGCAGAGCTCCGTGCTCTCAGTCAGTACAAG ggggcggagcAGCAGTGTGTGTCCCGCCTGGGGGAGCTGAGGGCGGAGCGACCGGGGCTGCAGCGCCACCACCGGGACGTCCTGCGCGGGCTGCAGGCCCACCTGCTGTCGGAGAGGGAGCGATCCGAGGGGCGGGCCAGGCAGGCCTTCCACACCGCCGTGCTCACAGCCAGCAGG gaggtGCTGCTCTCCCAGCAGTCTCATAATAAACAGGTTCTGGAGGAGAACGAGAGGCTGATTGCGGAGCTGCAACAGCTCATCGAGAAGGCCCGCctcctgagagacagacag GGTCACCTCCGGACCACCAGAGACCCCCTCCTCCTTGAGAGAGAGTACACCAGCGCGCTGATGAGGCGACGCGACCCTTGA
- the ccdc166 gene encoding uncharacterized protein ccdc166 isoform X3, which produces MASLQREVDQTRLESQEYIAYQSKRHQRLQSLMGSSTDQPGHMDLKRQGEELQGRTNELMKQLTEKETELVHLDAELRALSQYKGAEQQCVSRLGELRAERPGLQRHHRDVLRGLQAHLLSERERSEGRARQAFHTAVLTASREVLLSQQSHNKQVLEENERLIAELQQLIEKARLLRDRQGHLRTTRDPLLLEREYTSALMRRRDP; this is translated from the exons ATGGCT TCTTTACAAAGAGAAGTGGATCAGACTCGTCTGGAGAGC CAAGAGTACATTGCCTACCAATCCAAGAGACACCAGAGGCTTCAGAGTTTGATGGGCAGCTCCACTGACCAACCGGGTCACATGGACCTGAAGCgacagggggaggagctccAGGGACGGACCAATG AGCTGATGAAGCAGTTAacggagaaggagacagagctgGTTCATCTCGACGCAGAGCTCCGTGCTCTCAGTCAGTACAAG ggggcggagcAGCAGTGTGTGTCCCGCCTGGGGGAGCTGAGGGCGGAGCGACCGGGGCTGCAGCGCCACCACCGGGACGTCCTGCGCGGGCTGCAGGCCCACCTGCTGTCGGAGAGGGAGCGATCCGAGGGGCGGGCCAGGCAGGCCTTCCACACCGCCGTGCTCACAGCCAGCAGG gaggtGCTGCTCTCCCAGCAGTCTCATAATAAACAGGTTCTGGAGGAGAACGAGAGGCTGATTGCGGAGCTGCAACAGCTCATCGAGAAGGCCCGCctcctgagagacagacag GGTCACCTCCGGACCACCAGAGACCCCCTCCTCCTTGAGAGAGAGTACACCAGCGCGCTGATGAGGCGACGCGACCCTTGA
- the si:dkey-183c6.8 gene encoding protein O-GlcNAcase — MEERSQFLCGVVEGFYGRPWSMDQRRILFQWMQHWGLNTYLYGPKDDLKHRLLWREVYSPEEEGQLRTLVTEARSRGVTFVYALSPGQDIVFSSACDLTLLKRKLKQVSDLGCEAFAILFDDIDHSMCQADSEAFSSFAHAQVSVANEIYRFLGEPSVFLFCPTEYCGSLCSPCVSKSSYLQTLGADLQPNISVIWTGSKVISRTLSVDCLEEVGSVLQRPPLIWDNLHANDYDSRRLFLGPFKGREPQLRRHLRGLLLNPNCEFEANYIPLHTLGTWHRTPPGGEGGDDEPEYCPDSALSEALRDWMDELNQPLQPGRQSTTPTSRAKTPDRADRPPAQAKPLPMFPLSSGSPPTSPAKGGENGSEGEAKRPPGEGLKHKAQGRVPCGGKGLLSEAQVRLLVGLHYLPHEHGPAAQRLLQDLTWLKSNCHLVSLNGKKTAQQKVEEWRGRASRLMALCEDIAELHCSVVGGVNRAVLYDLYPYVWDLRNTALVAKAFVCWLDGRVLGDSSTLGSWKNCFHWCGTTTGAELLGVDSEPWVFKGGVSGEVQMLLPIGSSTELFTHPPPLFPTSRLYNVRPYHSKDKVELYRMVRQLHLRTQGGKDSNSTHPDVTGDRCLGACLALCPEYSFVLEDELGVCGCVTGVQDVRAFIKRCHATWMPAMRDKYPGPRTGPSALPAHTQDLLLLMEEDQGEYPDSLLHHFPSQLRLDALPQLVDASVSRTLLTALLAALKANGSQGVFCEVQPTDRQRMEFLTKLGFLEILRGEARSREGVVLGRLL; from the exons ATGGAGGAAAGAAGCCAGTTTCTTTGTGGTGTGGTGGAAG GGTTCTACGGGAGGCCGTGGTCTATGGACCAGAGGAGAATTCTCTTCCAATG GATGCAGCACTGGGGTTTGAACACCTACCTGTACGGCCCTAAAGACGACCTCAAACACAGACTGTTATGGAGGGAGGTGTACTCCCCAGAGGAAGAGG gccagcTGAGGACCCTGGTGACTGAGGCGCGGTCGCGGGGTGTGACCTTCGTCTACGCCCTTTCCCCCGGTCAGGACATCGTCTTCTCCTCCGCCTGCGACCTCACCCTGCTGAAGCGCAAGCTCAAGCAg gtgTCAGACCTGGGTTGCGAGGCGTTTGCCATCCTGTTCGACGACATCGACCACTCCATGTGTCAGGCCGACAGCGAGGCCTTTTCCTCGTTCGCCCACGCTCAGGTGTCCGTAGCCAATGAGATCTACCGCTTCCTGGGGGAGCCGTCGGTCTTCCTGTTCTGCCCCACAG agtacTGCGGGTCCCTCTGCTCCCCCTGTGTGTCCAAATCCTCCTACCTGCAGACCCTGGGGGCCGACCTGCAGCCCAACATCTCAGTCATATGGACCG GCAGTAAGGTGATCTCCAGGACCCTGTCGGTGGACTGTCTGGAGGAGGTGGGCTCTGTTCTTCAGCGCCCGCCGCTCATCTGGGACAACCTGCACGCCAACGACTACGACTCGCGGCGCCTCTTCCTCGGGCCCTTCAAGGGCCGGGAGCCGCAGCTGCGCCGCCACCTCAGGGGCCTCCTGCTGAACCCCAACTGCGAGTTCGAGGCCAACTACATCCCCCTGCACACCCTGGGGACCTGGCACCGGACCCCccccgggggagaggggggagacg ACGAGCCTGAATACTGTCCCGACAGCGCTCTGTCCGAGGCGCTCCGTGATTGGATGGACGAGCTCAACCAGCCCCTGCAGCCAG gcCGTCagagcaccacccccacctcccgcGCCAAGACCCCCGACCGCGCCGACCGCCCCCCCGCCCAGGCCAAGCCCCTCCCCATGTTCCCGCTGAGCTCcggctccccccccacctcccccgccAAGGGGGGAGAGAACGGGAGCGAGGGCGAGGCGAAGAGGCCCCCGGGGGAGGGCCTCAAGCACAAGGCCCAGGGCCGGGTGCCCTGCGGCGGGAAGGGCCTGCTAAGCGAGGCCCAGGTCCGGCTGCTGGTGGGCCTCCACTACCTGCCCCACGAGCACGGGCCGGCCGCCCAGCGGCTGCTGCAGGACCTCACCTGGCTCAAGTCCAACTGTCACCTGGTCAGCCTCAACGGGAAGAAGACCGCCCAGcagaag gtggaggagtggCGTGGCCGGGCGTCCCGGCTGATGGCGCTCTGCGAGGACATCGCCGAGCTCCACTGCAGCGTGGTGGGCGGGGTCAACCGCGCGGTGCTGTACGACCTCTACCCCTACGTCTGGGACCTGAGGAACACAGCGCTGGTGGCCAAGGCCTTCGTCTGCTGGCTGG ACGGCCGGGTTCTGGGGGACAGCTCCACTCTGGGCTCCTGGAAGAACTGCTTCCACT GGTGTGGGACGACGACGGGGGCGGAGCTACTTGGAGTGGATTCGGAACCGTGGGTGTTCAAGGGCGGGGTCTCGGGGGAAGTGcag atgctcCTTCCAATAGGGAGCAGCACTGAGCTGTtcactcaccctcctcctctcttccccaccTCTCGCCTCTACAACGTCAGGCCCTACCACAGCAAGGACAAG gtggagTTATACCGTATGGTGCGACAGCTGCACCTCAGAACCCAGGGGGGTAAAGACTCCAACTCAACCCACCCTGATGTCACCGGCgacag GTGCCTGGGGGCCTGCCTGGCCCTGTGCCCGGAGTACAGCTTCGTGCTGGAGGACGAGCTCGGCGTGTGCGGCTGCGTCACGGGCGTGCAGGACGTGCGCGCCTTCATCAAGCGCTGCCACGCCACCTGGATGCCCGCCATGAGGGACAAGTACCCGGGCCCCCGGACCGGGCCCTCGGCACtgcccgcgcacacacag gacctgctcctgctgatggaggaggaccagggggaGTACCCGGACTCCCTGCTCCACCACTTCCCCTCCCAGCTGCGTCTGGACGCCCTGCCTCAGCTGGTGGACGCCAGCGTGAGCCGCACCCTGCTCACCGCCCTGCTGGCCGCCCTCAAGGCCAACG gttcCCAGGGGGTGTTCTGTGAGGTCCAGCCCACCGACCGCCAGCGGATGGAGTTCCTCACCAAGCTGGGCTTCCTGGAAATCCTCCGCGGAGAGGCCCGCAGCCGAGAGGGCGTGGTCCTGGGAAGGctcctgtaa